DNA from Polaribacter sp. NJDZ03:
CATAACCGGTACATCTTCTATGAATACTTTTTTTAGGAAATTCATTCTTTATTTCTTCTTGATTTTCTGTTATAGAAAGCTCATCAAAAAGACTTTTATATATTTTTCCTTCTTGTGTGTTTTCTTTCGTTTTTTTAATAAAATCTGCAGCACTAATTTCTTTAAAAATAGCAGTGCTACCATCACTTAAAACAGCATCAATTTCTAAAACTTTATCACGTGTTACTCCATATTTTATAGAAGTACTTCCAGAGGAGTTATTACCAACCATTCCACCCATCATACAACGGTTAGAGGTGGAGGTGTTTGGACCAAAAAACAAACCAAATGGTTTTAAATACACATTTAAAGAATCTCTTACAATACCAGGTTGTAGCGTAATTGTTTTTGCTTTTTCATCAAAAGAAATAATATTGGTAAAATGCTTAGAAACATCTACTACAAGTCCGTCACCAACACATTGTCCTGCTAAAGAAGTTCCGGCAGTTCTAGGTATTAAAGTAATCTTATTTTTAGTTGCAAAGGCAATTAGGGTTTTTAAGTCTTTTTCATCCTTTGGAAATGCTACTGCTAATGGAATTTTCCTGTAAACAGAAGCGTCTGTTGCATATAATGTTTTGTGTAACTTATCAAAAAGAACATCACCAGAAAGTGAGTTGTTTAAATTATCTAAAGTAGTATTGTCTATCATTATTTACTATTAAAAAGTAAGAATAAGAAACAAATATCCGAATAAAAAATCATTATTTCTATCTCAAAAAACTTCTTTAATTATTTTTATTGATTCTATAAAAAATGGTTAATAAAACTGCTAATTTGAAAGTATAAAAAAGTGATATTTTAATTTTTTTGCTAATTCTAAGAATAGTAATAATACTAGGTTTTAAAAAGTATCTTTGCAAAATATTATTTAGCAAAAATTTGTATTCAGATTGCTGCTATTTTTTTCTAATTTTATTATTTAAAATCGTGAATTGTAAATGTTAAGTATCTGCAATTCTATATAATACCACATAAATTAATGAGTTCAGCGCTGCAAATAAACAAACCAACACCAATTCACCCTGGTGATGATCTAATAAAATTCGATAGCAATACAGATGTAAGGGAAACGCTTTATGCGATGAGAGAAGGCAAATCTGTTTTAATTACGGAATTTTATAGCAACGGAATGTTACTTTTAAAAGAGTTGCAAAAACATTTAAAAATCCGTTTGCCAAATAAAACAATTAAAGAGCAACATGCATTTCGTGTAGAATATCATACACTTTCTAATCAAATTTTATTACAAATTAAAAATCAAAAAGTGGTGGTAGACAAAGCACCTAAAATTGGTTGGTTTTCTAAATTGTATGCAAATAAAAATAATTTTTTATTAACGTTTCCAGAAGTTCAAAGACTAAACAGTGCTTGGCAAAAGTATAATAAGGGAATTAAAGTGCCTGTTTTAAGAAACAAAGTACATCCTTATTTAGGTACATATTTTCCTACTCGTTTCGATCATTTAACGTTATTTGATAATTGGTTAAAACGATACGAAGGACCGAAGAAATCTGCTATAGATGTTGGTATTGGTAGTGGAGTTTTGTCTTTTCAAATGGTGCAACATGGTTTTCAGAAAGTATTTGGTACAGATACAAACCCAAATGCAATTTTGGGGTTAAAAGAATTTATGGGAGAGACTAAGTTGTCTCGTAAAATAGAGTTAGAACACGGAAACCTTTTTGCTACAATAGAGAAAGAAACCGAATTAATTGTTTTTAATCCACCTTGGTTACCTGCAATTTCTAATGAAGAAAATATAGATGAAGCTGTTTATTATAATAAAAACTTGTTTCCTAAGTTTTTTGCAGAAGCAAGTAATAGATTAGCTGAAGATGGAAGGTTAGTGATTTTATTCTCTAATTCTGCTCAAATAAAAAAGCTGACAAAAGAAAATCCTATTGAAAAAGAATTGGCTAAAGGAGTTCGTTTTAAACTAGAAAAATGTTTAAAGAAAACAATTAAACCTACGGTTGATAAAACAAAAAGAAACAAAAAAGAAGCTCCTTTAGAAGAAGTACAACTTTGGGTTTTGACTAAAGTTTAGATAATTATTTGTAATTTCTGCCAAAGGGAGAAAATTTATTACAATCATAATACTTAACTTATCTCTCTAAATTTCGGGAAGTTTATATAAAAATAAAGGATAGCAATTCGTTTTGCTATCCTTTATTTTTTGTGATAAATGTAATATCTGAAAAAGACACAAAATGTTCTCGATACAAAATTTCTGGAAAAGAAGTTTCACTCGAACTGACAGTTCGTGCTATTGGGTTTAGTGTGGAGTTGTCACATCAAGTAATTTTGCTTTTTGCAAAATTGTATCTAGATAATTTTAACTTATGAGCTAACACGATTTTTAGAAAAAGTGAATAAACCCAAAATAGGTCCAATAGCTAACAGCGCAAAAATAACATTAGAATCTGTAATGCTTTTAAAGTTACTTATTAATTGAATGCTAACAATAGTAATGGCAAAACCAATACAATTAACAATGGTGAGCGCTGTTCCTTTATTTTCTGAAGCTACATTTTGAGCTACTAAAGTAGAAAATAATGGAGAATCTGCAACAACAACCATTCCCCAGAAGAGTAAAAAAGCTATAAACAGGTTTTCATTAGCTAGTTGAAACATCAACGGAGAAATAAGGCAACAGATACAAGATAAAAATAAGGCTAAATAAGCAATGCTCTTTGGGCCATATTTTTCAGATAAATAACCACCTATTACACAAGATATACTTCCAATTGCAATAATTATAAATGATAATAAAGGGATGTTAAAAGAAACATCAGCATGTAAATTCTCATAGATTTTTAAAAGAATGGGCACAAAAGTCCAAAAAGTATAGAGTTCCCACATGTGTCCGAAATAACCAAAAGCAGCTTTTCGAAACTTTACGTTTTTAAAAATGGAAAAACAGATGGTAATATCTAATTTTTTCCCAGCAGTTCTATAAGGTCCGTTAGGCACAAAAAGTAACATTAATAATCCGCCAAAAGCAGCTAAAATAGAGATGGATACTATAATTGTTTTCCATGTATAATCTTGCATTAAATCTTTAAGTAAATGCGGTAAAGCAGTACCTAAAACCAATGCACCAACTAAATAACCTAAAGATTTACCTAAGCCTTTGTTATAATAATCTGTAGCAATTTTCATCCCTACAGGATAAATTCCTGCTAAGAAAAACCCGGTTAAAAAACGCATTCCTATTAGTGTTAAAAAAGTTTGATTTTCAAAAATAAGTCTCAAGTTAAAAAACGCGCCTAAAATAGCACAGAAAAAAAACACTTTAGATGGCGAAAACCGATCTGCAATGGTAAACAAAGCAAATACCAACGTACCCATAATAAAGCCAAATTGCACTGCAGAGGTTAAATAGCCTAAAGCAATATCACTTAAGTTAAAACTAGTTACTAAATCTGTCATTACTCCATTGCTTGCAAACCATAAAGAGGTGCAACAAAACTGAGAAATAATGATTACTGGTAAAATATATTTTGATTTGCTCATATAAAAGCAAAAGTACAAAAAGCAGGTAATAATCAATTGAAAAATGTTTTGCTACTTCATTAGAATTTCTATCTTTGGTTCTGATGAAAAAAGTAAAAATCATAGAATGTCCGCGTGATGCGATGCAAGGAATAAAAAGCCATTTTATTTCTACAGAACAAAAAGCATTGTATATAAACTCTTTATTAAAAGTAGGGTTTGATACGATTGATTTTGGCAGCTTTGTTTCTCCAAAAGCAATTCCGCAAATGCGAGATACTGCCGCTGTTTTATCAAAATTAGATTTGTCTAGAACCCAAAGTAAACTGTTAGCCATAATAGCGAATGTAAGAGGAGCAGATGATGCCTCTCAGTTTGAAGAAATTGATTATTTAGGATATCCATTTTCAATTTCAGAAAACTTTCAAATGCGTAACACGCACAAAACAATAGCAGAATCTATAGAAACCCTAGATGCCATTTTAAATATTGCAGATAAAAGCAACAAGGAAGTGGTTGCCTATTTATCTATGGGCTTTGGAAATCCGTATGGAGATCCTTGGAATGTGGAAATAGTAGGTGAGTGGACAGAAAAATTATCTAAAATGGGTGTTAAAATTTTATCTCTTTCAGATACCGTGGGTAGTTCTACGCCAGAAGTAATAGATTATTTATTTTCGAATTTAATTTCTGCTTATCCAAAAATAGAATTTGGCGCACATTTACATACTACACCAGATAAATGGCACGAAAAAGTAGACGCAGCTTACAAAGCTGGTTGTAACCGTTTTGATGGTGCAATTAAAGGCTACGGTGGTTGCCCAATGGCAAAAGATGAATTGACGGGTAATATGCCAACAGAAAAATTATTGAGTTATTTTACAGCTCAAAAAGCAGATACTAATTTAAAACCAATGAGTTTTGAAAGTGCTTATAACAAAGCATTAGAGACTTTTATTTAAGATTTTATTTAAAGTTGAAGTGACTAAAATTTACATAATCTGAAAGGAGAAAAGTAAAAAATTTCAAGCTAAATCTGTTTTAACTTCTCATCATATCTTAAAAAAATTAAAAGCCTTATATCCGTTTTTAAAATTAACAGACGCATTACAAAGCTAACAACCCATATATAATGAAATTTATAAAATTACTTCCATTTTTTCTATCAATATTCGTAGTTATTTCTTGCTCTAAAGATGATGGTAAAATAAACTTTACTTTTCTACAATTAAATGATGTCTACGAAATTGCACCCATACAAGGTGGAGAATATGGCGGAATGGCAAGAGTAGAAACGGTACACAAAGAATTATTAAAAGAGAACCCAAATACCATGCTTTTTATGGCAGGCGATTTTTTAAATCCGTCTTTATTAGGTACCATAAAAGTAGACGGAGAAAGAGTAAGAGGAAAACAAATGGTAGAAGTAATGAATGCTATGAATTTCGATTTGGTAGCATTTGGTAATCATGAGTTTGATGTTTCTAAAAAAGACCTTCAGAAAAGATTAAACGAAAGCAATTTTCCTTGGATAACTGCCAACGTAAAACAAACAACAAGAGAAGCAGCAATTCCTTTTTATAAAGAAATAAACGGACAAAAAGAACATATAGGAGAAACTTTTATTAAAGAATTTTCTGATAAAGACGGTACCAAAATAAAAGTAGGCTTTATAAGTGTTTGTATACCTTCTAACCCAAAAGAGTTTGTAGAATACGGTAATATGTTTGTAAAAGCAAGAGCTTCTTATGCAGCTATAAAAGATTCTGTAGATGTAGTTTTTGGTTTAACACATGTTAAATTAACTAATGATAAAAGAATAGCAAAGTTAATACCTAATTTACCCTTAATTATGGGAGGTCATGAGCACACTAACTCTTATGACACTATAGGAAAGGTAATTATTGCTAAAGCAGATGCTAATGCAAAAACAATGTATGTACATCGAATTTCTTATGATAAAAAAACGAAGAAAACAGTAGTGATCTCAGAATTAAAAGAAATTAATTCAACAATAAAGTCGGATAAAAAAATAGCCGAAATTGTAAATAAATGGCAAACCATTTTAACATCAAAAATTAAAGAAATTATTAAGAACCCAGAAGCAGTTATTTTTGAAGCTAAAATACCTTTAGATGGTAGAGATACACCCATTAGAAGTACACAAACAAATTTAGGTCTAGTAATAACCAAAGCAATGTCTTTTGCGTTTAATGATGAAGTAGATTGTGCTTTGGTAAATGGAGGTTCTATAAGAATTGACGACCAATTAAGTGGTCATATAACTGCAGTAGATATTTTTAGAGTATTGCCCTATGGAGGCGAAGTTTTAAAAGTTAAAATAAAAGGAAGACTATTAAAACGTGTTTTAGATTATGGTGTTTTAGCTGTAGGCAACGGCGCTTATTTACAACGTTATAATGCAGAGAAAGTAGGTGAGAAGTGGATGATTAAAAGTGAAGAATTAAACGTAAATAAAACGTATACGGTTGCTTTTTCTGACTATTTATTAAAAGGGTTTGATATTCCTTTTTTATCAAAAGAAAATAAAGAAATACTTGCTGTATATACTCCCCAAAAAGAGGAATTAGCTTATGATATTAGAAAAGCTGTTGTTGCTTATTTTGAAAACTTATAAGTTGTTAACTGATTTTTAGGTATTTACTTGTTGTGTGTTGGTTTTATTTAAATTAAATCTAAATAAACTTTGTCAATGTAAAAATCAATTTTATATTTGCGGAAAATTATTTGTAATTAATCTAAATAAATGAAAAAAGTAATCCTATCGTTAGCAATTGTAGCAACATTAATATCTTGTAATAGTAATGATGATGAAAACCCAACAGTTTCACCATCAAGCTATAGTTTTTCTAGAAACGGAGAATCTACCGTAAGTTATGGTGGCCAAACGACAAGAATTAAAATGGGAGAAGAGTTGTTAGATGCTTTAAAAGTACCTACAGAAACAGTAACTTCTTTAAACAGTAAATTTGCCCATTCAGAAGGGAATTTAGATTTTTCTGAAGCAAGTTTAAATGAATCAAATAAAAGTATTAGAAGTAAAACGGCAGCGTCTACAGATTTTTATGCAGCAAACTCTACAGATGCTTCTACTATAAAAACACAATTTGATACTTGGATTTCTTTACAAGTAACCGAGGTTTTTCCTAATTGGAATGTAAATGCTTCTGCAGGTGTTGCAGGTCAAATTCAACAAGCAGGTGGTGGATCTTTAAGATATATTAATGCAAAAGGATTAGAGTATAACCAAGCAATTAATAAAGGTTTAATTGGAGCTTTAGTGGTAGATCAAATTTTAAATAATTATTTAAGTACTGCTGTTTTAGATGAAGCGTCTAATAGAACAGATAACGATAATGAAACTTTAGATGGAGATCATAACTACACCACCATGGAACATAAATGGGATGAAGCTTTTGGTTATTTATACGCTTTAGAGGCAGATGCTACTTCTCCCGTTTTAAATAACGACAGTTTCTTAAATGAATATTTAAGCAGAGTTAATGACGATGAAGATTTTGCAGGTATTGCAGCAGATATTTACAATGCTTTTACTTTAGGTAGGGCAGCAATTGTAAATAAAGATTATATAACTAGAGATCGTCAGGTAGCAATTTTAAAAGAAAAAATTTCTGAAGTTATTGCAGTAAGAGGTATTTACTATTTACAACAAGGTAAAGCTGTTTTAAGTGTAGATGAAGCAGCTGCTTTTCACGCATTATCAGAAGCAGTAGGTTTTATTTATAGCTTACAATTTACAAGACAACCAAACTCTACAGAACCATATTTATCAAAAACAGAAGTAGATACAATTTTAGAAACACTACAATCTGGTAATGGTTTTTGGGATGTTACAACTACAACTTTAGATGAGGTATCAGAAACTATAGCTTCTAAATTCAATTTTACAGTTTTACAGGCAGGTAGTTAATACCTTAATAGTTCTTTTTAAGAATAGTAAAAAGTATTTTTTTAAATGCTTTTTACTATTTTTGCTTTATATTTAGATTTAATAAAAATAAGATGATTAAAAATTTTTGTATCCTTTTTATATCCATAACTTTATTTGCTTCTTGTAATTCTTCTGATGAAGGAGAACCAAAAGTAAAAGATAGTTTTGATAGAAATGCAATGCTTGTAAATATTGCAGATAATATTATAGTTCCTGCTTATGATGATTTTAGCTCAAAAATGACCGCTTTAAAAACTGCAGGAGAAACATTTACTACAACTCCAAATCAAGTAAATTTAGACGCTTTAAGAACTTCTTGGTTAACAGCATACAAAACTTGGCAACATATAGAAATGTTTAATATTGGTAAAGCAGACGAGCTTCAATATTCTTTTCACATGAATATTTACCCTTTAACGGTTGCAGATGTAGAAACTAATATATCTAATGGAGTGTACGATTTAGATAGTGCTAATAATCATGATGCACAAGGTTTTCCTGCATTAGACTATTTATTGTATGGTGTCGCAGATTCTGATGCAACTATCTTAGCTAAATACACTACAGATACCAATAAAGACAATTATAAAAAATACATTACAGACGTTTTAAATAAAATGAATACACTTACTACAAGTGTCGTTTCAGATTTTAAAACACAAAGAGATAGTTTTGTTACAAGTACTTCTAATACCGTAAACAGTGCTGTAAACATGCTAATTAATGATTATATTTTTTACTACGAAAAAGGATTAAGAGCAAATAAAATAGGAATACCTGCAGGTATTTTTTCTGCAACACCTTTGCCTGAAAAAGTAGAAGGTTTTTATAAAAATAATGTTTCTAAAGAATTAGCTTTAGAAGCTTTAACTGCGGTTCAAGATTTATTTGAAGGGAAACATTTCAGTTCTTCAACTGTTGGTCCTAGTTTTCAACAATATTTAGAAGCTTTAAATGGTGGGAATATTGTTGCAGGTATAAAGACTCAATTTAGACTTGCAAATATAGAAATTAACAAATTAGACAATAGTTTTTCTACACAAATTAATACAGATAATTCTGCAATGACAATGGCGTATGATGAATTACAAAAAGTAGTTATTTTATTAAAGGTTGATATGTTACAGGCTTTTAATATAAGTGTAGATTATGTTGATGCAGATGGAGATTAATACATATTAATCTATTGAACGGATTTTTTCTCCTGGAAGGTTTTCTTTTATACCTTGTAGGTGTTTATAAAAGATGTTTACCAAGATAGAAATAATATACCTACAAGGTTTTTGAAACCTTGCAGGATAAGTACAGAACTTTTTCAGTTTTTTTTATTTTGATGAAATTTTTAAATTACAATTTTAAAGAACAAACAAATGAAGCTCCTTTAGCTGTTTTTCGTTTGTTTTTTGGTTTTATGATGTTTGCTAGTATTGTGCGTTTTTGGGCAAACGGTTGGATTGAAACATTGTATCTAGAACCAAAGTTTCATTTTACGTATTATGGATTCAGTTGGATAAAACCAATAGGTAATTACACGTATTTGCTGTTTATTATTTGTGGCTTATCTGCTCTTTTTGTAGCGTTTGGTTATAAATATAGATTGGCAATAATTACCTTTTTTCTATCCTTTACGTATATAGAATTCATGGATAAAACCACGTATTTAAACCATTATTATTTTATTACTGTTCTTAGTTTTGTACTTATTTTTTTACCTGCAAATGCTACTTTTTCTGTTGATAATTTAATCAACAAAAAGAAATATACAAACATACCAAAATGGACTATTGATATTATTAAAATCCTTTTAGGCGTTGTGTATTTTTATGCAGGTTTGGCAAAACTAAATTCAGATTGGATGTTTAGAGCAATGCCTCTAAAAATATGGTTGCCATCTAAATATGATTTTCCTTTAATTGGAAATACTTTTATGCAACAAGAGTGGTTTCATTTTGCCATGAGTTGGTCTGGTATGTTGTATGATTTAACCATTCCGTTTTTATTATTGTACAAAAGAACAAGAGTTTTTGCGTTTGTTTTAGTGGTTTTTTTCCATGTATTTACAAGGATTCTGTTCCCAATTGGTATGTTTCCTTTTGTGATGATTATTTCTACATTGATATTTTTTGATGCTGGTTTTCATCAGAAAATAATAGCTTTTATAAAAAGATATATCCTAAATGTCAGTTCGAATGATTTTGAGGAACGAAAAATTGTATCGAGAACTAATTTATCTCCTAGAGCGCAGTCGAGAGGTGTTGTTTTAAATCAAAACTATACGTTTTCAACTTTTAAAGGGAAAATGGTTTTACCAATTTTAGGCGTGTTTTTAATAATTCAATTACTAATGCCTTTTAGATCTTTATTGTATCCGGGAGAATTATTTTGGACAGAAGAAGGTTATCGTTTTTCTTGGCGAGTTATGTTAATGGAAAAAGCAGGAATGACAACCTTTAGAGTGTTAGATACAAAAACAGGCCGTTCTTTTATGGTGGATAATAAAGATTTTTTAACCACATTTCAAGAAAAACAAATGAGTTATCAACCTGATTTTATTTTAGAATACGTGCATTATTTGGGCGATCATTTTAAAAGTCAGGGACATAAAAATATTGCTATTTTTGCAGAAAGTTACGTCGCCTTAAACGGACGATTAAGTACAAGATTCATCAACCCAAAGGTAGATTTGTATCAACAAAAAGAAAGCTTTAAACACAAAGATTGGATTATTCCGTTTTCATCAAAAATAAAAATTAAAGGAATTTAAGTATATGAAATTTAGAATCATTTTTATCATTCTTACCTTATTACAAACGGCAATTTACAGTCAATATAAAGTATCTGGAACCGTAGTTTCTGATGGGAATAAAGCTTTAAAAAATGTAGAAATCTATAATGAATCTGGCGGATTATTAACACAAACAGACGCATTAGGAAAATTTTCTTTTTCGGTTGATAAAGAAACAGTTTCTCTTGTATTTTATACTGATAATTTTAGAGTAAATAGAACTGTTTTAAATTCTGATGCCTATAATGATGTGAAAATTGTTTTAAACTCGTTCTCAGAAGAATTATCAGAAATTGAAATAAAAGCCAGAAAACGTAAGGTCTTTGAGTTAAAAAGATTGAAAGATGTAGAAGGAACTTCTATTTTTGCAGGTAAAAAAACAGAAGTCGTTTTGGTGAATCAATCTGCGGCAGCTTTATCAACAAATAATGCGCGTCAGATTTTTAATCAAGTTGCAGGTTTAAATATTTATCAGAATGATGATGCCGGTTTGCAGTTAAATATTGGTGGTAGAGGTTTAGATCCTAACAGAACCGCTAATTTTAATACACGTCAGAATGGATATGATATTAGCGCAGATGTTTTAGGATATCCAGAAAGTTATTACACTCCAGCAAGTGAAGGGTTAGATGAAATACAAGTAATTCGTGGTGCAGCTTCTTTGCAATACGGAACGCAATTTGGTGGTTTGGTAAATTTTGTAACCAAGAAACCAACCGAAAACCAAGAAATTGTTTTTAGAAATACTGTTGGAAGTTACGGTTTGTACACCAACTTTACCAGTTTGAGTAACACACACGGAAAGTTTAGTTATTACACGTATGTAAATTATAAAAAAGGAGACGGATTTAGACCGAATTCAGAATTTGAATCTACCAATGTATTTGCACATTTAGGCTATAAAATTAACGATAAAAGTAAGTTGTCTGCAGAAGTTACCGTGTTAAAATATTTAGCACAACAAGCAGGTGGTTTAACAGATAGAATGTTTAATGAAGATCCTTTACAGAGTAATAGAGCGCGTAATTGGTTTCAGGTAAAATGGTTTTTATACAATCTAAAATGGGAACATGCTTTTTCTGATAAAACCAATTTTTCTTTTAATTTCTTTGGTTTAGATGCGTCTAGAGATGCCTTAGGATTTAGAACAAATAGAGTAAGTCAAGCAGATTCTGGAGATGAAAGAGACTTGATAAAAGGTACTTTCAAAAACTTTGGTTTTGAGTCGCGTTTGGTTAGTGATTATACCTTGTTTGATAAAAAATCTACTTTTTTGATTGGTACCAAGTTTTATAAAGCAAACAATACCAATATGCAAGGTCCTGGATCTGATGGTTCGGATGCCGATTTTAAGATGTATTTAGATGAATCTCCAGATTATCCGAGGCAATCGGATAGTAAATTCCCTAATTTGAATGTGTCTTTATTTGGTGAAAACATTATGTATATAAATGATAAACTATCAATTACACCAGGTTTTAGATTGGAGTATATCAATACAAAAAGAGATGAGATTGTTAAAGAGTTTAAGTTTGATGCTGCAGGAAATAAAATAGATGAAAGTATAGATGACGTGGAAGATTCTAACGAAAGAACATTTGCTTTATTAGGATTGGGAACAAGTTATAAACTGAATAATACCACGGAGTTTTACGGTAATATTTCTCAAAATTACCGTTCCGTAACTTTTTCTGATATTAGTACGGCAAATCCTGCTTTTGAAATTTCGCCAGATATTTCTGACGAAAATGGTTTTACAATTGATGCAGGTTTTCGTGGTAATTACAAAAACTTCTTTTCTTATGACGCCAATGTTTTTGGGTTGTTTTATAATGATAGAATTAATATTTATACAAGAGATGATGGTAAAGCAGAAAGAGCAAATATTGGTGATGCAAGAATTTTAGGAGTTGAAAGTTTGATAGATTTTAACCTAAAAAAACTGTTTACTAATAATTCTGATTATGTGTTAAATTACTTTATAAATTCTTCTTTTATAACATCAGAATACACAAAATCTGAAATTAATGGAGTAGAAGGGAACGAAGTAGAGTTTATACCAAAGATCAATATAAAAACAGGTGCACGTTTTGGGTACAAAGACTTTTTAGCAAGTATTCAATATTCTTATTTATCAAGTCAGTTTTCTGATGCTACAAATGCATCTGGAGGAAGTATTAGCGGAGTTACAGGAGAAATACCTGCCTATGATATTTTAGACTTTTCTGCTTCTTATAAATTTAAATTTATGAAGCTAGAAACGGGTGTAAATAATCTTTTAGACAATAGTTATTTTACACGTAGAGCAACGGGGTATCCTGGTCCGGGAATTATTCCATCGTCACCAAGAAATTATTATGTTACTTTAGAATTTAAGTTTTAAAAAGGCAACTTTTATTAAATTTATTGATATAAAAAAGAGGTTCTCTAAAAAGTGAGTTTTTGTCAATCTGAATTTATTTCAGATTCTTTTGAATTTTGATGTTCAGTAAATTAAAATACTGAAACAAGT
Protein-coding regions in this window:
- a CDS encoding TonB-dependent receptor, with the translated sequence MKFRIIFIILTLLQTAIYSQYKVSGTVVSDGNKALKNVEIYNESGGLLTQTDALGKFSFSVDKETVSLVFYTDNFRVNRTVLNSDAYNDVKIVLNSFSEELSEIEIKARKRKVFELKRLKDVEGTSIFAGKKTEVVLVNQSAAALSTNNARQIFNQVAGLNIYQNDDAGLQLNIGGRGLDPNRTANFNTRQNGYDISADVLGYPESYYTPASEGLDEIQVIRGAASLQYGTQFGGLVNFVTKKPTENQEIVFRNTVGSYGLYTNFTSLSNTHGKFSYYTYVNYKKGDGFRPNSEFESTNVFAHLGYKINDKSKLSAEVTVLKYLAQQAGGLTDRMFNEDPLQSNRARNWFQVKWFLYNLKWEHAFSDKTNFSFNFFGLDASRDALGFRTNRVSQADSGDERDLIKGTFKNFGFESRLVSDYTLFDKKSTFLIGTKFYKANNTNMQGPGSDGSDADFKMYLDESPDYPRQSDSKFPNLNVSLFGENIMYINDKLSITPGFRLEYINTKRDEIVKEFKFDAAGNKIDESIDDVEDSNERTFALLGLGTSYKLNNTTEFYGNISQNYRSVTFSDISTANPAFEISPDISDENGFTIDAGFRGNYKNFFSYDANVFGLFYNDRINIYTRDDGKAERANIGDARILGVESLIDFNLKKLFTNNSDYVLNYFINSSFITSEYTKSEINGVEGNEVEFIPKINIKTGARFGYKDFLASIQYSYLSSQFSDATNASGGSISGVTGEIPAYDILDFSASYKFKFMKLETGVNNLLDNSYFTRRATGYPGPGIIPSSPRNYYVTLEFKF